One part of the Populus alba chromosome 18, ASM523922v2, whole genome shotgun sequence genome encodes these proteins:
- the LOC118034217 gene encoding protein ALP1-like, translated as MATTGDTSKPTTPNPTTKKRKPRKPKLTTATAQHVISILNTASSAAYSFLSQNDLYLLPSQCLQLESLLSSLPPPSSQFPLQPSLFNRFVSSATLDFDQRWVQFFRLSRPNFYRLLSLLSPSLVFFLPSTILPETALASALFRLAHGACYKTVARKFGLDSSEASCLAFYSVCKAVNDKLGDLFEFRRDLERIVVGFGWISLPNCCGALGFGRFGVDGEVFGRNGSILVQALVDSEGRFLDISAGWPSSMEPVAIFRQTRLYLGVEDSRESELLKGPTYMLSDGCSIPQYVMGDSCFPLLPWLLTPYSEQDSFGSAEREFNVAHSRAMKLVSTAFGRVKARWQLLARRWKEDSLEFLPFVIVMGCVLHNFLIKWGEPLPEESVGGCLKEEELLVFEGEGDETGQTIRDALAQHLSLASMRK; from the coding sequence ATGGCCACCACCGGCGACACCTCCAAACCCACCACCCCAAACCCCACCACCAAGAAACGCAAACCCAGAAAACCCAAACTCACCACTGCCACCGCACAACACGTCATTTCCATCCTCAACACCGCCTCATCAGCAGCCTACTCGTTCCTTTCCCAAAACGACCTCTACCTCCTACCTTCCCAATGCCTCCAGCTAGAATccctcctctcctctctcccCCCTCCCTCCTCTCAGTTCCCTTTACAACCCTCCCTGTTCAACCGCTTCGTTTCATCCGCCACCTTAGATTTTGATCAACGTTGGGTCCAATTCTTTCGCCTTTCAAGACCCAATTTTTACCGCCTCCTTTCTCTCCTTTCTCCTTCCCTCGTTTTCTTTCTTCCATCTACAATCCTTCCAGAAACCGCTCTTGCATCCGCCCTTTTCCGCCTCGCCCACGGCGCGTGTTATAAAACTGTGGCGCGTAAGTTTGGTCTGGACTCCTCCGAGGCGTCCTGCCTTGCGTTTTATTCAGTTTGTAAAGCTGTGAATGATAAACTTGGGGACTTATTTGAGTTTCGCCGTGATTTGGAGAGAATTGTGGTGGGCTTTGGGTGGATTTCGCTCCCAAATTGCTGTGGTGCTTTGGGGTTTGGGAGGTTTGGGGTTGATGGAGAAGTTTTTGGGAGAAATGGGTCAATATTGGTTCAGGCTTTAGTGGATTCTGAAGGGAGGTTTTTGGATATTTCTGCAGGGTGGCCTAGTAGTATGGAGCCAGTAGCCATTTTTAGACAAACTAGACTTTATTTGGGCGTTGAGGATTCAAGGGAGTCGGAGTTGTTAAAAGGGCCAACTTATATGCTAAGCGATGGCTGTTCAATCCCTCAGTATGTAATGGGAGATTCTTGTTTCCCATTATTGCCTTGGTTGTTAACTCCTTACAGTGAGCAGGATAGTTTTGGTTCAGCGGAGAGAGAGTTCAATGTGGCACATAGTAGAGCAATGAAGTTGGTTAGTACTGCGTTTGGGAGAGTTAAGGCGAGGTGGCAACTTTTGGCAAGGAGGTGGAAAGAGGATAGTTTGGAGTTTTTGCCTTTTGTGATTGTTATGGGGTGTGTATTGCATAATTTCTTGATTAAGTGGGGTGAGCCATTGCCGGAGGAGAGTGTGGGTGGGTGCTTAAAAGAGGAGGAATTGCTGGTTTTTGAGGGAGAGGGAGATGAGACTGGACAGACGATTAGGGATGCGCTTGCACAGCACTTGAGTCTGGCCAGTATGAGGAAATGA
- the LOC118034284 gene encoding uncharacterized protein yields MSSSSSASIAKLKVAGTWAGLLEVETENWTVPMLREEIAKRSNMGTESINLIFAGKVLKDCTSEEKSSLSQLGIKNNSKILACRVSVEEGKTLKNELLADDERNRRLARIRAAVTALSKRHADGALPIEDFDIELEDQSGKKVHFSETDRLAIMTGLMLHTSGKRFIRKQMFTDALEVLTMGEEAFSLCNPKSIELVDNIPILQIDMVWCYFMLRDIAWIAVAGLRLKNAREGLERAHGKDSSRFRLLQAGRTSELALYLRLELLEGVVAYHSGQFDKSRKFLASAQEKFFQLQVPDEALSLVMSMGFGEWDAKRALRMSNQDIQSAVNFLVVEREKREQKREDDIRRRNEIMQQKRYGVTLLKKAVDLQRLTEVVSIGFEKELAAEALRKNENDTQKALDDLTNPEANTALQHNIELRKRRRQQRATDATIERLVSMGFERSRVIGAVQAGGSLEQAMHQLLTHSRADTTVAAENSANAHGSTVNNNASAPDSTPTDLALDNLDPDALDIDCSNEGPSAAEIEQRDVEMEGEIADELARGDALSDYDIEVAKEGEAINEYLALLASADGTSSSQSSQ; encoded by the exons atgtcttcttcttcttctgcttcaatTGCAAAGCTGAAGGTAGCAGGGACATGGGCAGGACTGTTAGAGGTAGAAACAGAGAATTGGACTGTGCCCATGTTGAGAGAAGAGATTGCAAAGAGATCAAACATGGGTACTGAGTCGATCAACCTAATTTTTGCTGGAAAAGTTTTGAAAGACTGTACTAGTGAGGAAAAAAGCAGTCTTTCTCAGCTgggtattaaaaataactctAAAATTCTTGCTTGTCGTGTCTCTGTTGAGGAGGGTAAAACTTTAAAGAACGAATTGTTGGCTGATGATGAAAGGAACCGTAGACTTGCTCGTATTAG GGCAGCTGTTACTGCATTGTCCAAGAGGCATGCAGATGGTGCATTACCTATAGAAGACTTCGATATTGAACTTGAAGATCAGAGCGGGAAGAAAGTGCACTTTTCTGAGACTGATAGACT GGCAATAATGACAGGTCTGATGCTCCATACAAGTGGAAAGCGATTTATCAGAAAGCAAATGTTTACTGATGCACTAGAAGTTCTTACTATGGGAGAG GAGGCTTTCTCTCTATGCAATCCCAAGTCCATTGAA CTTGTTGACAATATTCCAATACTGCAAATAGACATGGTCTGGTGTTACTTCATGCTCCGAGATATTGCCTGGATTGCAGTGGCAGGATTACGCCTCAAAAATGCTAGAGAAGGACTTGAGCGTGCTCATGGAAAGGACTCCTCCCGATTCAGACTGCTTCAAGCTGGTCGTACTTCAGAGCTTGCATT ATATTTGCGATTGGAATTGTTGGAAGGAGTGGTGGCTTATCACAGTGGCCAGTTCGACAAATCTAGGAAGTTCTTGGCCTCTGCACAAGAAAAGTTCTTCCAG CTACAAGTGCCAGATGAAGCCTTATCACTTGTCATGAGCATGGGCTTTGGGGAATGGGATGCAAAACGAGCATTAAGAATGAGCAATCAGGATATTCAGAGTgctgttaattttcttgtagtGGAAAGGGAAAAGAGAGAACAGAAAAGGGAAGACGACATTCGTCGAAGAAATGAAATAATGCAA CAGAAACGGTATGGAGTTACACTCTTAAAGAAAGCTGTGGATCTCCAAAGACTGACAGAGGTGGTCTCCATAGG GTTTGAGAAGGAGCTAGCTGCTGAAGCTCTTCGAAAAAATGAGAATGATACTCAAAAAGCATTGGATGACTTGACAAATCCAGAAGCTAATACTGCACTTCAG CATAATATAGAATTGAGGAAAAGGAGAAGACAGCAACGAGCCACTGATGCCACCATTGAACGGCTTGTGTCCATGGGCTTTGAAAGATCAAGAG TGATTGGTGCTGTCCAAGCTGGTGGTTCTTTAGAGCAAGCCATGCATCAACTGCTCACACATTCCAGAGCAGATACCACTGTTGCCGCTGAAAACAGTGCAAATGCTCATGGTTCAACTGTTAACAATAATGCTAGTGCTCCTGATTCAACTCCTACCGACCTTGCTCTGGATAATCTGGATCCAGATGCCCTGGATATTGATTGTAGTAATGAAGGTCCATCAGCTGCTGAAATTGAACAGCGGGATGTGGAGATGGAGGGTGAAATTGCTGATGAACTAGCGAGAGGTGATGCATTGTCTGATTATGACATTGAAGTAGCCAAAGAAGGGGAGGCCATCAATGAGTACCTCGCTTTGCTGGCGTCAGCGGATGGCACTTCGTCTTCCCAATCTTCCCAGTAA